The Thamnophis elegans isolate rThaEle1 chromosome Z, rThaEle1.pri, whole genome shotgun sequence genome contains a region encoding:
- the PAGR1 gene encoding PAXIP1-associated glutamate-rich protein 1 produces the protein MEEASTVEEGEVTSGMQSLAVEDGPGPDLASATEEQDDAARETEGELSGKGEESAEEDWCIPCSDEELDSPDNWMPEPKEIRRLYELIAEHGTLEIQAEILPRRNPTPEPDSEDEDKSDGQSEHQEEEEEEKPHVPTEFDFDDEPATPKSSLIDRRRTPGTVAKSQKREARLDKVLSDMKRHKVLEEQIMKTGCDLFDLDSDDVPTPKRPSGLFLRQRKY, from the exons ATGGAAGAAGCCAGCACTGTGGAGGAAGGGGAAGTGACCTCAGGGATGCAATCCTTGGCAGTAGAAGATGGGCCTGGTCCGGATTTAGCTTCTGCCACTGAGGAACAAGATGACGCTGCCAGAGAAACTGAGGGGGAATTATCAGGCAAGGGAGAAGAATCTGCTGAAGAGGATTGGTGCATCCCCTGCAGTGATGAGGAGCTGGATTCTCCAGATAACTGGATGCCTGAACCCAAGGAGATCCGTCGTTTATATGAGCTCATTGCTGAGCATGGGACTCTGGAGATTCAGGCCGAAATCCTCCCTCGGCGCAACCCAACCCCAGAGCCTGACAGTGAAGATGAGGATAAATCTGATGGACAATCTGAAcaccaagaagaagaagaggaggagaa GCCTCATGTGCCTACTGAATTCGACTTTGATGATGAGCCTGCCACTCCCAAAAGCTCCTTGATTGATCGACGGAGAACTCCTG GCACGGTAGCTAAGAGTCAGAAAAGAGAAGCTCGCCTGGACAAGGTGCTGTCAGACATGAAGCGCCACAAAGTGCTGGAGGAGCAAATTATGAAGACCGGCTGTGACCTCTTCGACCTTGATTCAGATGATGTACCCACTCCAAAACGGCCCTCTGGTCTCTTCCTTCGTCAGCGCAAATACTAA